The Fodinibius saliphilus genomic interval ACGTATCTGGAACTATGTATTGCAGGCGGATGACAATACCGTGTATATGCCTGATACCTACTTCCTTGATCCTGTTCAAGAAGATTTGAGAGGAATAGACTATTATCGTTCTAATGCGTTATCGGAAAGGGAAGAGGTAGCAGCTATCGATGCAGGTATAGAGGCTGCAGAATTTGGTGTAAAGGCGTTAAAACAAAAAAACTATCCCACGCTATTTTTGGGTTTGAGTGGGAGTTATGCCAATACCCCTAATCGTCCGCGTCAGAGTAATCCTTTCATTATTAATAATTCAAATTATGCTTCTGCTTCTTTTGGGTTAGGTATTCGCCAAAACCTTGATTTTTTCAGTATGAAAACTGATCTGGAGAAAGGGAAAATAAAAAAGAGACAAGCAAAATTTTTAAAGGACGCAGCCGTTGACGGTATAGTTCTTGAAATAAATGAAGCCTATAAAAAAGCTTCGCTTTCTAAAGTAAAGGTTGAAAGAATTGATAATGCCTTTGTAACGAGTAAAAAATGGCTTCGACAGGAACAATTGGATTATGATCTTGATATGGGAGATACAAAGGATTTAGTGGATGCCATGAAAAAAGAATTAGAACTGCGTGTACAATTGAAGCGTGAGATTTTTGAATTCAATAAAAATATGGCTGCTTTATACCGTAAATCAGGGTTATCGGTAATGGAAATATTAAACAACTAGTGACAGTTTTATGAAGTGTATTAAGTATAGTTTATTTATTATTACTTTTCTTTTGGGAGCACAAACTATTCAACCCCAATATGGTTTTGCTCAGAAAAATAGTTCAGCTATTAAAGACCTGCTTGAAAAGCGCAATAATGAGATAAAAGAGCTTGTTGGTCCCAAGGGCACGGAATATACAGAAGAACAACGAAACAAGTTGAAGGATATCATTAATGGTATTGTTGACTACCAAAAAATGGCTCAATACGCGTTACAGGAAACGTATAGCACTTTATCACAAGAAGAAAGAGAGGAATTCATTAATCTTTTTTCTACAATAATTCGAGATCATTCACTAAAAAATCTTGATATTTACAGAGCTAATGTTAAATATGAACAGATCAATGTTGAGGCGGATACAGCTGTAGTTGAAACACTTGCACAACTTAAGCGTGTTCGTACGCCGGTAACTTATCATATGGAATATAAAAACAAAGAATGGGTAGTTACTGACATTATTATTGATGATGTATCAACGGCAAACTCTTACCGCAGACAGTTCCAAAATATAATTAATAAAAAGGGGTACGCTCATCTGCTGAAAACACTTCGTAAAAAAGTATCAGCGTAGAAACTTATTTTGATGAATCCACGGGTTTCAGTTGTTGTAAGGTCAATTAACAGAGCGGAAGCTCTTTCTGAACTGTTAGAGGTTTTACTCCAACAGAAGCATGACAGCTACGAAGTAATTGTTGTGGAACAGACCCCTGAACCATCGGGGACTCATTGGGATAAAGTACTTACTTTTTGTAATGATGAGCGTGTCAATCTTGTCAAAAAAGATCCTTTGGGTGGTCCTGAAGCTCGTAATGTTGGTGTTAAATCGGCAAAAGGGGAGATTATAATTCTTATTGATGATGATGACCTGCCACTTTCTGATATGTGGATACAGGAACATGAAAAAGCCTATGAAGATCCGAACTTAATAGGATTTACGGGACGTCATGTGAGAGCCAAAGGAGAAAAGAACCCATATATTTTGCCCAACTGGTTTATTGAGAAACGTTGTATGTCATACTCTTTTATGAGTACCCCATATACCTATGCTCGTTTTAACAAAGATGTGGATACAGTAGATTGGCTACACGGGACAAATGCTTCTTTCAGGAGTTCTGTGTTAAATAGAGTAGAAGGGCTTTGGGATACGAGGGTTAAATCCCAGGATGAACATTCCTTTGCTTTTAAATTAGCAAATACTCTTGACGAGAATGAGTATATAGCTTTTAAAAAAGAACCTGTGGTAAAAAGGAGAGTAGAGATCCAGGGAGGGATGAACAAACGACATCATACGCTGGAGTCTGAGTTACGCAACCATTTTGATTATGTATTTAAAATTCTGGCAAAATATAGACCAGATAGCTTTGAAAGCTATTATTATCTATATTTATTTTGGATC includes:
- a CDS encoding TolC family protein yields the protein MMKKLLFTFITLLFCLPILTYSQQDTVEVSIKRFIDRGIKNSGELDFEQQKVKLAQNRIDQAKSNRYLPKFELNTQHGVVPGVESDDPTLSENEYYLDPNLDNDWNNWAVFTRAEVNAIQPLFSWGALKNTVKAAQSAAVAAREQFNKKEANLRLRLFELYQSYLLTSEIMYLLEEAEKKINKIEEQIQDKQNEEDSNIDESDVFKFKVYKEEFKIRAAEVREEAAMTQRIWNYVLQADDNTVYMPDTYFLDPVQEDLRGIDYYRSNALSEREEVAAIDAGIEAAEFGVKALKQKNYPTLFLGLSGSYANTPNRPRQSNPFIINNSNYASASFGLGIRQNLDFFSMKTDLEKGKIKKRQAKFLKDAAVDGIVLEINEAYKKASLSKVKVERIDNAFVTSKKWLRQEQLDYDLDMGDTKDLVDAMKKELELRVQLKREIFEFNKNMAALYRKSGLSVMEILNN
- a CDS encoding MlaC/ttg2D family ABC transporter substrate-binding protein, with protein sequence MKCIKYSLFIITFLLGAQTIQPQYGFAQKNSSAIKDLLEKRNNEIKELVGPKGTEYTEEQRNKLKDIINGIVDYQKMAQYALQETYSTLSQEEREEFINLFSTIIRDHSLKNLDIYRANVKYEQINVEADTAVVETLAQLKRVRTPVTYHMEYKNKEWVVTDIIIDDVSTANSYRRQFQNIINKKGYAHLLKTLRKKVSA
- a CDS encoding glycosyltransferase family 2 protein, giving the protein MNPRVSVVVRSINRAEALSELLEVLLQQKHDSYEVIVVEQTPEPSGTHWDKVLTFCNDERVNLVKKDPLGGPEARNVGVKSAKGEIIILIDDDDLPLSDMWIQEHEKAYEDPNLIGFTGRHVRAKGEKNPYILPNWFIEKRCMSYSFMSTPYTYARFNKDVDTVDWLHGTNASFRSSVLNRVEGLWDTRVKSQDEHSFAFKLANTLDENEYIAFKKEPVVKRRVEIQGGMNKRHHTLESELRNHFDYVFKILAKYRPDSFESYYYLYLFWISFKVIGWIWSPSVNISFPKRMKYFSQLPYIFWTYQKNYLEK